From the Manihot esculenta cultivar AM560-2 chromosome 3, M.esculenta_v8, whole genome shotgun sequence genome, one window contains:
- the LOC110607763 gene encoding interactor of constitutive active ROPs 4: MPRSRGSEVPQRQSSRGPHPLRTSSSESDSQHHRPITDRSPKLGDRRSPRGHHPDSLNQKKLGIRIADLETQLGQAQEELKVLKRQLASAEAAKKEAQQELVNKAKKPTIIEPEEIEEKHTPTEIQDLEKADNNVVNEMSDKNQQETDVFEVPIEKEAVEAKAEPGHLIDQVEGNCTTKITTELLAISEPEKPSVHDLALKDDEINMLKAKLEKKENELEAFRKENENLKNLLKEATSNISSAKAKEDEMSMRLTQLGEELEKSQANAAHLKEKLESAEEAKAALEAEIKKMRVQTEQWRKAADAAAAVLAGAVEMNGRITERCGSMDKHFGGVFETPGGVGGSGVYAGFVGSPGMADEFGDGFGSGKRKGSGIKKFGDLWKKKSQK; this comes from the exons ATGCCAAGATCAAG GGGTTCAGAAGTTCCTCAAAGGCAGTCGTCTCGAGGTCCGCATCCACTTAGGACGTCTAGCTCTGAGTCAGATTCACAGCATCATCGACCAATTACAGACCGAAGTCCCAAGCTGGGAGACCGTCGCTCCCCACGAGGTCACCATCCTGACTCACTGAACCAGAAGAAACTGGGCATCCGAATTGCAGATTTGGAAACTCAACTTGGCCAAGCGCAGGAAGAGCTGAAAGTTTTGAAAAGGCAGTTGGCTTCTGCTGAAGCTGCAAAGAAAGAAGCTCAACAAGAATTGGTGAATAAGGCAAAGAAACCAACTATTATTGAGCCTGAGGAAATTGAAGAGAAACATACTCCAACTGAAATTCAGGATCTTGAAAAGGCAGACAACAACGTTGTGAATGAAATGTCTGATAAAAACCAGCAAGAAACTGATGTTTTTGAAGTTCCAATAGAAAAAGAGGCTGTTGAGGCCAAGGCTGAACCTGGCCATTTGATTGATCAGGTAGAAGGAAACTGCACAACTAAAATAACAACCGAACTGCTTGCAATTTCAGAGCCAGAAAAGCCATCAGTCCATGATTTAGCTTTAAAGGATGATGAGATAAACATGCTAAAAGCcaagttagaaaagaaagaaaatgaattggAGGCATTCAGGAAGGAGAATGAGAATTTGAAGAATCTACTGAAAGAAGCAACTTCAAACATTTCATCTGCTAAAGCTAAGGAAGACGAGATGTCCATGAGGTTAACTCAGCTGGGAGAAGAGCTAGAAAAAAGCCAAGCAAATGCAGCTCATTTAAAGGAGAAGCTGGAATCTGCAGAAGAAGCCAAGGCGGCCTTGGAGGCTGAAATAAAGAAGATGAGAGTGCAGACAGAGCAGTGGAGAAAAGCAGCAGACGCAGCAGCAGCAGTTCTCGCTGGGGCAGTGGAGATGAACGGTAGGATAACCGAGAGGTGTGGCTCCATGGATAAGCACTTTGGTGGTGTATTTGAAACACCAGGTGGTGTTGGTGGCAGTGGTGTGTACGCGGGTTTTGTGGGATCACCAGGAATGGCTGATGAGTTTGGTGATGGTTTTGGAAGTGGAAAAAGGAAGGGGTCTGGCATTAAGAAGTTTGGAGACTTATGGAAAAAGAAGAGCCAGAAATAG